A stretch of Camelina sativa cultivar DH55 chromosome 18, Cs, whole genome shotgun sequence DNA encodes these proteins:
- the LOC109130599 gene encoding uncharacterized protein LOC109130599: MRKKFWWLFLNNNIIHIKSLKRYQLKEEEAALIFPKDPPWFKPWMVPVMMIFVLFVFSIVGICRRCHNCRRGENSPSIHPIT; the protein is encoded by the coding sequence ATGAgaaaaaaattttggtggttgtttttaaacaataatataatacaCATTAAATCTTTGAAACGATACCaacttaaagaagaagaagctgcgtTGATCTTCCCAAAAGATCCTCCATGGTTCAAGCCATGGATGGTTCCTGTTATGATGATTTTCGTTCTCTTTGTCTTTTCTATTGTAGGAATTTGTCGACGTTGTCACAATTGTCGTCGAGGCGAAAATTCTCCCAGTATCCATCCTATCACCTAA
- the LOC104760636 gene encoding uncharacterized protein LOC104760636: protein MRMKIDTDSIVVPLSLLIAVGYHVFLWSTFKHNPSRTSLGIDSSKRKAWFRDIKEGDDKTGMLAVQSLRNKKMVTILTASIAILIFLSLAAVTNNAFKASHLITAADDIFFGSQNAKIFVLKYASASLLLAASFFFSSIALSYFMDAIFLINAIAKKTEGDCDCGFDITGTTSFREYTRLVLERGFLMAMVGNRVMCVSVPLLLWMFGPLPVLASSLGLVWVLYQFDFSANAKISVCKP, encoded by the exons ATGAGAATGAAGATCGACACAGACAGCATAGTTGTGCCATTAAGTTTGTTGATAGCAGTGGGATACCATGTCTTTCTGTGGAGCACCTTCAAGCACAACCCTTCTCGTACTTCCCTTGGCATTGATTCCTCCAAACGCAAAGCTTGGTTCCGTGACATCAAAgag GGTGATGATAAGACTGGAATGTTGGCTGTACAAAGCTTGAGGAACAAAAAAATGGTGACAATTCTCACCGCTTCCATCGCCATACTTATCTTCCTTTCTCTAGCCGCGGTAACTAACAACGCGTTTAAAGCGAGTCATCTCATCACCGCGGCCGATGACATCTTCTTCGGCTCACAAAACGCTAAAATCTTCGTCCTAAAATATGCCTCTGCCTCGTTGCTTCTTGCGGCGAGCTTCTTCTTTAGCTCAATTGCTCTGAGTTATTTTATGGATGCAATTTTCCTAATCAACGCGATTGCTAAGAAGACTGAAGGAGACTGCGACTGCGGTTTTGATATCACGGGGACAACGTCGTTTAGGGAGTATACAAGATTGGTGCTGGAGAGAGGGTTTTTAATGGCTATGGTTGGGAACAGAGTTATGTGCGTTTCTGTACCGTTGTTGCTTTGGATGTTTGGACCGTTACCGGTGCTTGCGTCTTCGTTAGGCCTTGTTTGGGTATTGTATCAGTTTGATTTTTCAGCGAACGCTAAAATTTCTGTTTGTAAACCATAG